The following proteins are encoded in a genomic region of Alistipes shahii WAL 8301:
- a CDS encoding 1-deoxy-D-xylulose-5-phosphate reductoisomerase, producing the protein MKQRLAILGSTGSIGVQTLDIARENPGRFEVRVLTANRNWERLARQAREFDADAAVIADKQHYAQLRDALAGTDTKVYAGEEAVAQVAAGGGTDVVVNALVGYAGLAPTVAAIEAGKKLALANKESLVVGGACVMPLARERKAPVIPIDSEHSAIFQCLVGERAPVRRLIVTCSGGAFRDFRAEELANVTVEQALRHPQWDMGAKITIDSSTLVNKGFEVIEAHWLFGTPAERISVLLHPQSIIHSMVEFEDGAIKAQLGTPDMRLPISFALLYPDRANRPGERFNFLNHPQLTFAEVDRAKYPALDIAYDCLRRGGTAACTMNGANEVAVAAFIARKCAWLDIVRAIRYALEHAAFVPSPTLADYAEANAEARALAAEFLQLKN; encoded by the coding sequence ATGAAACAAAGACTCGCAATACTGGGTTCGACCGGCTCGATCGGCGTGCAGACGCTCGACATCGCCCGCGAAAACCCCGGCCGCTTCGAGGTCCGCGTCCTCACGGCCAACCGCAACTGGGAACGACTGGCCCGACAGGCCCGGGAATTCGACGCCGACGCGGCGGTGATCGCCGACAAACAGCACTACGCGCAGCTGCGCGACGCACTCGCGGGAACCGACACCAAAGTATATGCCGGAGAGGAGGCCGTGGCGCAGGTCGCGGCCGGAGGCGGCACGGACGTGGTGGTGAACGCCCTGGTGGGCTACGCCGGACTCGCTCCCACGGTGGCGGCCATCGAGGCAGGCAAGAAGCTCGCGCTGGCCAACAAGGAGTCGCTCGTGGTGGGCGGCGCCTGCGTGATGCCGCTGGCCCGGGAGCGGAAAGCCCCGGTGATTCCGATCGACTCGGAACATTCGGCCATCTTCCAGTGTCTCGTGGGCGAGCGCGCCCCGGTCAGAAGGCTGATCGTCACGTGCAGCGGCGGCGCATTCCGCGACTTCCGGGCCGAAGAGCTGGCGAACGTCACGGTGGAGCAGGCCCTGCGCCACCCCCAGTGGGACATGGGCGCGAAGATCACGATCGACTCGTCGACGCTCGTGAACAAGGGGTTCGAGGTGATCGAGGCCCACTGGCTGTTCGGGACCCCGGCGGAACGGATTTCGGTGTTGCTCCACCCGCAGTCGATCATCCATTCGATGGTCGAATTCGAGGACGGCGCGATCAAGGCCCAGCTCGGAACGCCCGACATGCGCCTGCCGATCAGCTTCGCGCTGCTGTACCCCGACCGGGCGAACCGTCCCGGCGAGCGGTTCAACTTCCTGAACCATCCGCAGCTGACCTTCGCCGAAGTGGACCGCGCGAAATACCCGGCGCTCGACATCGCCTACGACTGTCTGCGGCGCGGCGGCACGGCGGCCTGCACGATGAACGGCGCCAACGAGGTGGCCGTGGCGGCGTTCATCGCCCGCAAATGCGCATGGCTCGACATCGTGCGCGCCATCCGCTACGCGCTGGAGCACGCCGCATTCGTCCCCTCGCCCACCCTGGCCGATTACGCCGAGGCGAACGCCGAAGCCCGCGCGCTGGCGGCGGAGTTCCTACAATTAAAAAATTAA
- a CDS encoding murein hydrolase activator EnvC family protein, whose protein sequence is MKFLKTIRAWWRGLFRKRRFNMLNATDNTEEWHMHLSPASILAGLVAFMLMLFILTLSLVAYSPILEFLPGYRTEADRSRESLVQNIIRLDSMERMMNDMLTYNENIALIMEGRTPVARVLASSDSSRISKVLVMPSHEDSLLRAQMEGDGEYAIAGQGGSRRQVREAIELATPVEGIITGKFDIRQGNFGVKIAATAADRITAIDNGTVIQSLWTPETGYIVVLQHAGNLISVYKNLSQSLVTTGQTIRSGELIGYNAEVQDGEVRLFEFELWNNGKPVDPEGYIVF, encoded by the coding sequence ATGAAATTTCTGAAAACCATACGGGCATGGTGGCGCGGCCTGTTCCGCAAACGCCGGTTCAACATGCTCAACGCCACGGACAACACCGAAGAGTGGCACATGCACCTCTCGCCGGCGAGTATCCTCGCGGGACTGGTGGCGTTCATGCTGATGCTCTTCATCCTCACGCTGTCGCTGGTGGCGTACTCCCCCATCCTGGAATTCCTGCCCGGATACCGCACCGAGGCCGACCGTTCGCGCGAAAGCCTCGTGCAGAACATCATCCGGCTCGACTCGATGGAGCGCATGATGAACGACATGCTGACCTACAACGAGAACATAGCCCTGATCATGGAGGGACGCACGCCCGTGGCGCGCGTGCTCGCCTCGTCGGACTCGTCGCGCATCAGCAAGGTGCTGGTGATGCCCTCGCACGAAGACTCGCTCCTGCGGGCCCAGATGGAGGGCGACGGCGAATACGCCATCGCCGGACAGGGCGGCTCGCGGCGCCAGGTGCGCGAGGCCATCGAGCTGGCGACGCCCGTCGAGGGAATCATAACCGGAAAATTCGACATCCGGCAGGGAAATTTCGGCGTGAAGATCGCCGCGACCGCCGCCGACCGCATCACGGCCATCGACAACGGCACGGTGATTCAGAGCCTCTGGACCCCGGAGACGGGTTACATCGTGGTCCTGCAACACGCCGGGAACCTGATCTCGGTCTACAAGAACCTCTCGCAGTCGCTCGTAACGACCGGCCAGACCATCCGTTCGGGCGAACTGATCGGCTACAACGCCGAAGTGCAGGACGGAGAGGTCCGGCTCTTCGAATTCGAACTCTGGAACAACGGCAAACCCGTGGACCCCGAGGGGTACATCGTCTTCTGA
- a CDS encoding NDP-sugar synthase → MVKPTLLVLAAGMGSRYGSLKQMDGVGPNNEAIIDYSVYDAIRAGFGKVVFVIRHSFEKEFREVFSADRFGGRIAVDFVFQELDYLPEGLAVPEGRVKPWGTNHAVMMAADAVHEPFAVINADDFYGAEAYKTIGDYLAQLGESRNSYCMVAYDLNKTLSENGTVSRGVCGVDPKGDLTSMVERTQIERMPDGRIVFHDNGADEPLSEDTPVSMNLFGFTPDFFTYSKEYFKVWFEANKDNIKSEFYIPTMVNKLIGDGTATLRVLRSAAQWHGVTYKEDKPALMAAIEKMIAEGKYPRNLWA, encoded by the coding sequence ATGGTAAAACCCACATTACTGGTACTCGCCGCGGGCATGGGCTCCCGCTACGGGTCGCTCAAACAGATGGACGGTGTCGGTCCCAATAACGAGGCCATCATCGACTATTCGGTCTACGACGCCATCCGCGCCGGTTTCGGCAAGGTCGTCTTCGTCATCCGCCACTCCTTCGAGAAGGAGTTCCGCGAGGTCTTCTCGGCCGACCGTTTCGGCGGACGCATCGCCGTGGATTTCGTTTTCCAGGAACTCGACTACCTGCCCGAAGGTCTTGCCGTTCCCGAAGGCCGTGTCAAGCCGTGGGGTACGAACCACGCCGTGATGATGGCAGCCGATGCGGTTCACGAACCCTTCGCCGTGATCAACGCCGACGATTTCTACGGCGCCGAGGCCTATAAGACCATCGGGGACTACCTGGCGCAGCTCGGCGAGAGCCGCAACAGCTACTGCATGGTCGCTTACGACCTGAACAAGACGCTTTCGGAGAACGGTACGGTCTCGCGCGGCGTCTGCGGCGTCGATCCGAAAGGCGACCTCACGTCGATGGTCGAGCGGACGCAGATCGAGCGGATGCCCGACGGCCGGATCGTCTTCCACGACAACGGCGCCGACGAGCCTCTCTCCGAGGACACTCCCGTTTCGATGAACCTCTTCGGCTTCACGCCCGACTTCTTCACCTACTCGAAGGAGTACTTCAAAGTCTGGTTCGAGGCCAACAAGGACAATATCAAGTCGGAGTTCTACATCCCGACGATGGTCAACAAGCTGATCGGCGACGGCACGGCTACGCTCCGCGTGCTGCGTTCGGCCGCCCAGTGGCACGGCGTCACCTACAAGGAGGACAAACCCGCGCTGATGGCCGCCATCGAGAAGATGATTGCCGAGGGTAAATATCCCCGGAATCTCTGGGCGTAG
- a CDS encoding GumC family protein, with amino-acid sequence MAEQQINSQIQTNNEELTNTITLHDIIRMVIANWYWFVLSTVCCLCAAYYYLASTPKIYSRTATILVKDSRKGGDVDLTAFSDLAGFQNRRNVDNEVFILQSRRLMTNVVKQLNLTVNYSVSDGLRRRDLYGQAPIDVKFINDNDNQSLAMEITPIDDDKIRLSEFKDQFVTKHESRSVITAAYGDTIPTPVGQVVVQKSLYMAPDYIGVPIRVTKSSLGRTTNAYRAAVKSDVANKQASVVTISMNNTVPRRAEDVINTLIEAYNEDAIEDKRRVSVATGKFIKARLDVIGRELGDVDRNIEDIKKDNRMVDITSEAARSVSESSRYKTEGLSLENQINVAEYIRTYLNDPKNVGELIPAMAAAGTNTAIAKQIEDYNSAILRREKLLENSSERSPVIQDLDNLLAAVRRSIISSLDSNISTLEIQRDAMRKEETQANIRISTMPSQEKVILGITRQQKIKEELFLYLLNKQEENQLNYAVAESNSRSIDYAYGSNAPVSPRPMMILGIALIVGLAIPFGLLYLIGMLDTTIRGRKDIEDNVNAPFLGDIPYHEGGGKAGIVVRETGRDALSEAFRILRSNMTFMSVSAGTDIRTILFTSSDPHAGKTFVATNLAMTLAMAGKRVLLIDLDLRRHALSSQLGHSNSKTGITSYLAGTVSDVESMIQNSGFHQNLDVIYAGVQPPNPAEMLLSDKLDKLIAEMRGRYDYVFLDSTPAMSVADAIITDRLADLCIYIVREGVLDRRQLPDIERLYREKKLHNMCIVLNSTRARRHGYGYGYGYGYGYGYGYGYGDDYKEVSYRKRIKLFFRSLAHKVKR; translated from the coding sequence ATGGCAGAACAACAGATCAATTCACAGATACAGACCAACAACGAAGAACTGACGAACACGATCACCCTGCACGACATCATCCGCATGGTGATCGCCAACTGGTATTGGTTCGTGCTTTCGACCGTATGCTGTCTCTGCGCGGCCTACTACTATCTGGCCAGCACCCCGAAGATTTACAGCCGCACGGCGACCATTCTGGTCAAGGACAGCCGCAAGGGCGGAGACGTGGATCTCACGGCATTCAGCGATCTGGCGGGATTCCAGAACCGCCGCAACGTCGACAACGAAGTATTCATCCTCCAGTCGCGGCGTCTGATGACCAACGTGGTCAAGCAGCTCAACCTGACGGTCAACTATTCGGTGAGCGACGGGCTCCGCCGGCGCGACCTCTACGGCCAGGCCCCGATCGACGTGAAGTTCATCAACGACAACGACAACCAGTCGCTCGCAATGGAGATCACGCCGATCGACGACGACAAAATCCGGTTGAGCGAATTCAAAGACCAGTTCGTCACCAAGCACGAGAGCCGCAGCGTCATCACGGCGGCTTACGGTGACACGATCCCGACTCCCGTGGGTCAGGTCGTGGTGCAGAAGTCGCTCTACATGGCCCCCGACTACATCGGGGTTCCGATCCGCGTGACCAAGAGTTCGCTGGGACGGACCACTAACGCCTACCGCGCAGCCGTGAAAAGCGACGTGGCCAACAAGCAGGCTTCGGTGGTGACCATCTCGATGAACAACACCGTCCCCCGGCGCGCCGAAGACGTGATCAACACGCTGATCGAGGCCTACAACGAAGACGCCATCGAGGACAAGCGTCGCGTGTCGGTCGCTACGGGCAAGTTCATCAAGGCCCGTCTGGACGTTATCGGACGCGAGCTGGGCGACGTGGACCGCAATATCGAGGACATCAAGAAGGACAACCGGATGGTGGACATCACCTCGGAGGCCGCGCGCAGCGTGTCGGAAAGTTCGCGCTACAAGACGGAAGGTCTTTCGCTCGAAAACCAGATCAACGTGGCGGAGTACATTCGCACCTACCTGAACGACCCGAAAAACGTCGGTGAACTGATTCCGGCGATGGCGGCCGCGGGAACCAACACGGCCATCGCCAAGCAAATCGAAGATTACAACTCGGCGATCCTGCGCCGCGAGAAACTGCTGGAGAACAGTTCGGAGCGCAGCCCCGTCATTCAGGACCTCGACAACCTGCTGGCCGCCGTGCGGCGTTCGATCATCTCGTCGCTCGACTCCAACATCTCGACGCTCGAAATCCAGCGCGACGCCATGCGCAAGGAGGAGACGCAGGCCAACATCCGCATCTCGACCATGCCTTCGCAGGAGAAGGTCATCCTGGGCATCACGCGCCAGCAGAAGATCAAGGAAGAACTGTTCCTCTACCTGCTGAACAAGCAGGAGGAGAACCAGCTCAACTACGCCGTAGCAGAGAGCAACTCACGGTCGATCGACTACGCCTACGGCAGCAACGCTCCCGTATCGCCCCGACCGATGATGATTCTGGGCATCGCCCTGATCGTGGGTCTGGCCATTCCCTTCGGTCTGCTCTACCTGATCGGCATGCTCGACACGACCATCCGCGGTCGCAAGGACATCGAGGACAACGTCAACGCCCCGTTCCTGGGCGACATCCCCTACCACGAGGGCGGCGGCAAGGCCGGGATCGTGGTGCGCGAAACGGGCCGCGACGCCCTGTCGGAGGCTTTCCGCATTCTGCGCTCGAACATGACGTTTATGAGCGTCTCGGCCGGAACCGACATCCGCACCATTCTCTTCACCTCGTCGGACCCGCACGCAGGCAAGACCTTCGTGGCGACGAACCTGGCCATGACCCTCGCCATGGCCGGCAAGCGCGTGCTGCTGATCGACCTCGACCTGCGCCGCCATGCCCTGTCGTCCCAGCTGGGCCACAGCAACAGCAAAACCGGCATCACGAGCTATCTCGCAGGAACGGTCTCCGATGTGGAGAGCATGATCCAGAACTCCGGATTCCACCAGAATCTCGACGTGATTTACGCAGGAGTGCAGCCGCCCAACCCGGCGGAGATGCTCCTTTCGGACAAACTCGACAAGCTCATCGCCGAAATGCGCGGCAGATACGATTATGTCTTCCTCGACAGTACGCCCGCCATGTCGGTGGCCGACGCAATTATCACCGACCGGCTTGCGGACCTCTGTATATACATCGTACGCGAGGGCGTGCTCGACCGGCGCCAGCTGCCCGACATCGAGCGGCTCTACCGCGAGAAGAAGCTCCACAACATGTGCATCGTTCTGAACAGCACCCGCGCCCGCCGTCACGGATATGGATACGGGTATGGCTACGGTTACGGTTATGGATACGGATATGGCTACGGAGACGATTACAAGGAAGTAAGCTACCGCAAACGCATCAAGCTCTTCTTCCGGTCGCTGGCACATAAAGTAAAACGGTAA
- a CDS encoding polysaccharide biosynthesis/export family protein has translation MKQLCLLIGTAVLGILLVSCSAQKRVWYLQDAQPFTPEQIAENGQIRIKPLDRLTIVVNSKDPELAVPFNSATSYNSLTGTNVSSAANSQALQMRTVDENGMLEMPVIGKIECKGKTRSELAQAIAKKIIDGGYINDPTVNVQFADMKISVIGEVARPGFYDVTRDKVSIFDALAMAGDMTVYGVRSEVAVTREVDGVRTIEYLDLTSTDIFNSPAFYLQQNDVVYVKPNKYKAQTGEISQNRNFYLSLVGTAISVATLIVTLTK, from the coding sequence ATGAAGCAACTCTGCCTTCTCATCGGGACAGCGGTCCTCGGCATACTGCTCGTTTCGTGCTCCGCACAGAAGCGCGTATGGTACCTGCAGGACGCCCAGCCCTTCACACCCGAACAAATCGCCGAAAACGGACAGATCCGCATCAAGCCGCTCGACCGGCTGACGATCGTCGTCAACAGCAAGGACCCCGAACTGGCAGTGCCGTTCAACTCGGCGACCTCCTACAATTCGCTCACGGGAACCAACGTCTCCAGCGCGGCAAACTCGCAGGCGCTCCAGATGCGCACCGTCGACGAGAACGGCATGCTCGAAATGCCCGTGATCGGCAAGATCGAATGCAAGGGCAAGACCCGCAGCGAACTGGCCCAGGCCATCGCCAAGAAGATCATCGACGGCGGATATATCAACGACCCCACGGTCAACGTACAGTTCGCCGACATGAAGATTTCGGTCATCGGCGAAGTGGCCCGCCCCGGATTCTACGATGTCACACGCGACAAGGTTTCGATTTTCGACGCTCTGGCGATGGCCGGCGACATGACCGTATACGGCGTGCGTTCGGAGGTGGCCGTGACGCGCGAGGTGGACGGCGTGCGCACGATCGAATACCTCGACCTCACATCGACCGACATCTTCAACTCCCCGGCTTTCTACCTCCAGCAGAACGACGTGGTATACGTGAAACCCAACAAGTACAAGGCGCAGACGGGCGAGATCAGCCAGAACCGCAATTTCTACCTTTCGCTGGTGGGAACGGCGATTTCGGTGGCGACACTCATCGTAACCCTCACCAAATAG
- the pgmB gene encoding beta-phosphoglucomutase: protein MIDCCIFDLDGVVVDTARYHYLAWAALARELGFEFTPVQGEATKGVSRMASLEIVLRAGGLEGRFSAAERERLAAEKNARYLRFVSQMTPAEVLPGVAAFLHDVRSRGVRTVLGSASKNAGTILDRCGLRPLFDAVVDGNEVSRAKPDPEVFLKGAAAVDAAPSVCVVFEDAAAGIEAASRAGMRSVGVGGGASLSAATMRLETFAGFTFEQLAMKIDRD, encoded by the coding sequence ATGATAGACTGCTGCATATTCGATTTGGACGGAGTTGTCGTCGATACGGCCCGCTACCACTATCTGGCGTGGGCCGCGCTGGCTCGTGAACTGGGCTTTGAATTCACGCCCGTGCAGGGCGAAGCGACCAAGGGTGTGAGCCGCATGGCGTCGCTGGAGATCGTCCTGCGCGCCGGAGGGCTTGAGGGGCGTTTTTCCGCCGCCGAGAGGGAGCGTCTCGCCGCCGAAAAGAATGCGCGTTACCTGCGTTTCGTTTCGCAAATGACACCCGCCGAGGTGCTTCCGGGCGTGGCGGCGTTTTTGCACGACGTGCGCAGCCGCGGCGTGCGGACGGTGCTCGGCTCGGCGTCGAAGAACGCGGGGACGATCCTCGACCGGTGCGGCCTTCGGCCGCTGTTCGACGCCGTGGTCGACGGCAACGAGGTTTCGCGGGCCAAACCCGATCCCGAGGTTTTCCTGAAGGGTGCCGCCGCCGTGGACGCCGCGCCTTCCGTGTGCGTGGTCTTCGAGGACGCCGCCGCGGGTATCGAGGCTGCTTCGCGTGCGGGCATGCGTTCGGTGGGCGTCGGGGGCGGTGCGTCGCTTTCGGCCGCCACGATGCGGCTGGAAACCTTCGCGGGGTTTACGTTTGAACAATTGGCGATGAAGATCGACCGGGACTGA
- a CDS encoding family 65 glycosyl hydrolase domain-containing protein, producing the protein MNDGYVKTDPWRLVEDRFDPSRALSSESLFALGNGVMGGRANFEERYSGETLQGNYIGGVYYPDKTRVGWWKNGYPEYFAKVPNAAFWIGVDVAVDGEPLDLATVAEVKSFYRETDMRRSVLTRRMRVVLKNGVEVAVETVRFLSLARRELGVVKYAVTPLNRAARITFSPHVDADVRNADANYDEKFWEEVSTEADATQSRTKKSGFEAAWAQAVELDGAEWHCETRPEKVRATAAVSREKGCAAVLYKYAGICSSLNHAPADLIAAARCVAASGQEAGFEALLEEQTAAWAARWHGCDIEIGGDARAQQGIRFCIFMLLQTYTGVDTRLNIGPKGFTGEKYGGVTYWDTEAYCLPFYLATAGRAVARELLVYRYNQLDKAIENAAKLGFRDGAALYPMVTVNGEECHNEWEITFEEIHRNGAVAYAIFNYIRYTGDMAYLADCGLEVLLSVARFWAQRITWSGARRKYVMLGVTGPNEYENNVDNNWYTSYIACWSMRYAAESAAWVRENRPADYARICAKRRFDETAETKRWLEIADGMYFGEDRELGIFLQQDGYLDKEQTLAKDLDPVDRPINQRWSWDRILRSCLIKQADVLQGLYFFGDDFDLDTVRRNFRFYEARTVHESSLSPCVHAILAARIGDLDKAYELYLRTVRLDLDDYNREVREGCHVTSMAGSWLSVVEGFGGMRVRDGVLSFDPQLPAAWESLSFKVNFRDRVLTVRITRNAVEVANEGAPVELEIRGVRRLIADKVIMNCEL; encoded by the coding sequence ATGAACGACGGATATGTAAAAACCGATCCCTGGCGCCTCGTCGAGGATCGCTTCGACCCTTCGCGGGCGCTCTCTTCCGAGTCGCTCTTCGCGCTGGGCAACGGCGTGATGGGCGGCCGGGCCAATTTCGAGGAGCGTTACTCGGGCGAGACGCTTCAGGGCAATTATATCGGCGGGGTCTATTATCCCGACAAGACCCGTGTGGGGTGGTGGAAGAACGGCTACCCGGAGTATTTCGCCAAGGTCCCGAACGCCGCGTTCTGGATCGGGGTCGATGTCGCGGTCGACGGCGAGCCGCTCGACCTGGCGACCGTCGCGGAGGTGAAGAGCTTTTACCGCGAGACGGACATGCGCCGCTCGGTGCTGACGCGCCGCATGAGGGTTGTGCTGAAAAACGGCGTCGAGGTGGCCGTCGAGACGGTTCGTTTCCTCTCGCTGGCGCGCCGCGAACTGGGCGTCGTGAAATACGCCGTCACGCCGCTCAACCGGGCGGCCCGGATCACCTTCTCGCCCCATGTCGACGCCGACGTGCGCAATGCCGACGCCAACTACGACGAAAAGTTCTGGGAGGAGGTCTCGACCGAGGCCGACGCCACGCAGAGCCGTACCAAAAAGAGCGGTTTCGAGGCGGCCTGGGCGCAGGCCGTCGAGCTGGACGGCGCCGAGTGGCATTGCGAAACCCGCCCCGAGAAGGTCCGGGCCACCGCAGCGGTCAGCCGTGAAAAGGGCTGCGCCGCCGTCTTATATAAATATGCGGGCATCTGCTCGTCGCTCAACCACGCTCCGGCGGACCTTATCGCCGCGGCGCGCTGCGTCGCGGCTTCGGGACAGGAGGCGGGCTTCGAGGCCCTGCTCGAAGAGCAGACGGCCGCCTGGGCCGCCCGCTGGCACGGCTGCGACATCGAAATCGGGGGCGACGCCCGGGCGCAGCAGGGCATCCGCTTCTGCATCTTCATGTTGCTGCAAACCTATACCGGGGTGGACACCCGTCTGAATATCGGTCCGAAGGGCTTCACGGGCGAGAAATACGGCGGCGTGACCTACTGGGACACCGAGGCCTACTGCCTGCCGTTCTACCTGGCCACCGCCGGGCGGGCCGTCGCCCGCGAACTGCTCGTCTACCGCTACAACCAGCTCGACAAGGCCATCGAAAACGCTGCGAAGCTGGGCTTCCGCGACGGTGCGGCGCTCTACCCGATGGTCACCGTCAACGGCGAGGAGTGCCACAACGAGTGGGAGATCACCTTCGAGGAGATCCACCGCAACGGCGCCGTCGCCTACGCGATTTTCAACTACATCCGCTATACCGGCGACATGGCGTATTTGGCCGACTGCGGGCTGGAGGTGCTGCTGTCCGTGGCGCGCTTCTGGGCGCAGCGCATCACGTGGTCCGGGGCGCGGCGAAAATATGTCATGCTGGGCGTCACGGGTCCCAACGAGTACGAGAACAACGTCGACAACAACTGGTATACCTCCTACATCGCCTGCTGGTCGATGCGCTATGCCGCCGAGTCGGCGGCGTGGGTGCGTGAAAACCGCCCTGCGGACTACGCGCGCATCTGCGCGAAGCGACGTTTCGACGAGACGGCCGAGACGAAGCGGTGGCTCGAAATCGCCGACGGCATGTACTTCGGCGAGGACCGCGAACTGGGCATCTTCCTCCAGCAGGACGGCTATCTGGACAAGGAGCAGACGTTGGCCAAAGACCTTGACCCTGTGGATCGCCCCATCAACCAGCGCTGGTCGTGGGACCGCATCCTGCGCTCGTGCCTGATCAAGCAGGCCGACGTGTTGCAGGGGCTTTATTTCTTCGGCGACGATTTCGACCTCGACACCGTCCGCCGCAACTTCCGCTTCTACGAGGCGCGCACGGTCCACGAATCGTCGCTCTCGCCCTGCGTCCATGCCATCCTCGCCGCGCGTATCGGCGATCTGGACAAGGCCTACGAACTCTACCTGCGCACGGTGCGCCTGGACCTCGACGACTACAACCGCGAGGTCCGCGAGGGCTGCCATGTCACTTCGATGGCGGGTTCGTGGCTCTCGGTGGTCGAGGGTTTCGGGGGCATGCGCGTCCGCGACGGCGTGCTGTCGTTCGACCCGCAGTTGCCGGCCGCGTGGGAGTCCCTCTCGTTCAAGGTCAATTTCCGGGACCGGGTCCTGACGGTCCGGATCACCCGCAATGCGGTCGAGGTGGCGAACGAAGGTGCCCCCGTCGAACTTGAAATCCGCGGCGTGCGCCGGCTGATCGCGGACAAGGTAATTATGAATTGTGAATTATGA
- a CDS encoding alpha-amylase family glycosyl hydrolase codes for MNCFWPQAVLYEMNVRQLTPEGTLRAATSKLPFLKDLGVDAVWLMPVYPIGEAGRKGSLGSYYSIRDYCAVNPELGTMADFDAFVAEAHRLGMRVLLDWVANHTARDARWIAEKPASWYERDAAGRPAVPWDWSDTAKLNYADRDVWRAQADAMEFWLTQHDVDGFRCDMAMLVPIEFWNETSLRLRRVKPDLFMLAEAEERNLFEEGAFDACYAWRMHHLMNDVARQRTRVTALRDYIYADRDDYPDSAMRLAFTSNHDENSWNGSEFSRLGDAREIMAVFTFVVPRGLPLIYTGQEIGYDHSFAFFDRDPIPHYEANAFTGFYRRLTALRHDNPALAAGERGGAMTEIRNNAEDCLMTLVRETADNRVVAVMNLSPYAIHADYYTGIYAGMYTDAMTGEPYELRGRVEEDMAPWSYRILCN; via the coding sequence ATGAATTGTTTTTGGCCGCAGGCTGTCCTGTATGAAATGAACGTGCGCCAGCTCACGCCCGAAGGCACGCTGCGCGCGGCAACTTCAAAACTGCCTTTCCTCAAAGACCTCGGCGTCGACGCCGTGTGGCTCATGCCGGTCTATCCGATCGGGGAGGCCGGGCGCAAAGGCTCGCTCGGCTCCTACTATTCGATCCGCGACTACTGCGCCGTGAACCCCGAGCTGGGCACGATGGCCGACTTCGACGCCTTCGTCGCCGAGGCCCACCGCCTCGGCATGCGGGTCCTGCTCGACTGGGTGGCCAACCACACGGCGCGCGACGCGCGGTGGATCGCCGAAAAGCCCGCCTCGTGGTACGAACGCGACGCCGCGGGCCGTCCCGCCGTGCCGTGGGACTGGTCCGACACCGCCAAACTCAACTACGCCGACCGCGACGTGTGGCGCGCGCAGGCCGACGCCATGGAGTTCTGGCTCACGCAGCACGACGTCGACGGATTCCGCTGCGACATGGCGATGCTGGTTCCCATCGAGTTCTGGAACGAGACCTCGCTGCGCCTGCGGCGTGTGAAGCCCGATCTGTTCATGCTGGCCGAGGCCGAGGAGCGGAATCTTTTCGAGGAGGGGGCTTTCGACGCCTGCTACGCCTGGCGGATGCACCACCTGATGAACGACGTGGCCCGGCAGCGCACCCGCGTCACGGCCCTGCGCGACTACATCTACGCCGACCGCGACGACTATCCCGACTCGGCCATGCGGCTGGCGTTCACGTCGAACCACGACGAGAATTCGTGGAACGGCTCCGAATTTTCCAGATTGGGCGATGCGCGCGAGATCATGGCGGTCTTCACGTTCGTCGTGCCGCGCGGCCTGCCGCTGATCTACACCGGGCAGGAGATCGGCTACGACCATTCGTTCGCCTTCTTCGACCGCGATCCGATTCCCCATTACGAGGCCAACGCTTTCACCGGGTTCTACCGCCGCCTCACGGCGTTGCGCCACGACAACCCGGCCCTGGCGGCGGGGGAGCGGGGCGGCGCGATGACCGAGATCCGCAACAACGCCGAGGACTGCCTGATGACGCTGGTCCGCGAGACGGCTGACAACCGCGTCGTTGCGGTGATGAACCTCTCGCCCTACGCCATCCATGCCGATTACTATACGGGCATCTACGCCGGGATGTACACCGACGCCATGACGGGCGAGCCTTACGAGCTTCGCGGCCGCGTCGAGGAGGATATGGCCCCGTGGAGCTACCGGATATTGTGTAATTAA